In the Sphingobacterium sp. PCS056 genome, TAATGTCGCAGAACGGTGGGTGAGGGTTCAGCCTGGCGTGATTCGTGATGATCTTAATCATTATCTCAAACCGTTTGGTTTCATGTTTGGTCCAGAGACTTCAACAGCAAGTAGAGCGATGATTGGTGGTATGATTGGCAATAATTCTTCAGGGTTACATTCTATCGTATGGGGCGATACGAGACAAAATTTAGTATCTGCAGACGTGATATTGGACGATCAGTCGGAGGTCGTATTTGAAGCTTTGGATGAAGCTTCTTATTTCAAGAAATTAATTCAGAAGGATAGGGAAGGATCAATCTATCGTAGACTGAATGCCTTATTGACGGAAGAAGAAAATATACAGGCGATAACACAAGGATATCCGAAACGCTCGATCACAAGACGCAATACCGGATATGCATTGGATATGCTATCTGATAAAACGGTACCATTTAATATGTGCAGATTGCTCGCCGGTTCGGAAGGTACACTCGCTATAGTCACGGAAGCTAAACTGCAATTATTGCCATTACCGCCTAAAGAATTAGGTCTTCTTTGTATTCACTTTGAAGATATGATCGCGTGTATGAAAGGAAATGTGATCGCTTTGTCACATCATCCCGAAGCTTCGGAACTTGTCGATAAGTACATCATGGATTTTACGGTTGGGCATCCAACGTATCAATATAATCGCTTTTTTATTGAAGGTGATCCCAAAGCTCTACTTATTGTCGAGTTTAGAGGAGATACTCCAGAAGAAGTGGAAGCTAAGGCGATGGCATTAAAAGCGGAGTTGATGGAAAAGCAATTGGGTTATGCATATCCCTACATCACCGGAGATCAAACTAATTTGGTTTGGGATGTCCGTAAAGCTGGATTGGGCTTGATCCGTAACCTTCCTGGAGATAGTCAGCCCGTCAATTTAATTGAAGATTGTGCCGTTTCTCCCGAAGACTTACCTGCATATGTGGCCGATATTCAAGATTTATTGATTGCAGAAGGAGTCCATGCCTCTTATTATGCCCATGCCGGAGCGGGGGAGCTCCATATTGAACCTTTTGTCAATCTAAAAACAGAGGAAGGTATCAAAACTTTTCGTTCCATTTTAGAGAAAACAACAGATCTAGTTCTCAAATACAATGGTTCTTTAAGTGGTGAGCATGGTGACGGTCGATTGAGGGGCGAATTTATTGAGAAAGTTTTAGGAAAAAAAGTGTACAGCCTGATCGAGGAAGTGAAGGAGATTTTTGATCCTAAAGGGGTATTCAATGCTCATAAAATCGTGAATACGCCACCAATGGATACCTATCTTCGCTACGATAATAATAAGAATACAACACAGATTAAGACTTATTTTGATTTTTCAAAAGAGGAGAGTATCCTGCGTCTGGCAGAAAAATGTTCTGGCTCTGGGGACTGCCGAAAGACAGAGATCACGGGAGGAACGATGTGTCCTTCTTTTATGGCCACACGTGATGAAAAAGATACGACACGTGCACGTGCCAATATGCTGCGTCAGTTTTTGACAAACTCAACCAAAGACAATCGTTTTGACCATGAAGAATTAAAAGAAGTCATGGACTTGTGCCTATCTTGTAAAGGCTGTAAAACCGAATGCCCTTCTAGTGTTGATGTCGCTAAGATGAAAGCTGAATTTTTGCAGCACTATTACGATGAACATGGTGTTCCTTTTCGAGCGAGAGTGATTGCAAATTTTACAGAGTCACAGAAATTAGGATCACTGGTAGCGCCATTATACAACTTTGTTGTCAAAAATGACTTTTTAGCGGGCCTTGTAAAAAAAAACCATTGGTTTTGCCCCGAAGAGATCACTACCGTTGGTCGCTGGTACTACATTGTCACAATGGGTGAAAAAGCAACCTGAGCATACCCATTTAAAACGAAAGGTGTATTTATTTGCTGATGAATTTACCGAATACAACGATGCAGAAATTGGTATGACCGCTTACAAATTGCTTACCGCATTGGGGTATGAAGTGATCATCCCGAAGCATATTCAAAGCGGCAGGACATATCTTTCAAAAGGATTGGTCAAAGAAGCAAAAAAGATAGCGAATAAAAATATTAATTTTTTGAAAGATCTGATTACTGAAGAGACCCCTTTATTAGGAATAGAACCTTCGGGTATTATTACCTTTAGAGATGAATATCTTGCTTTGGTTGAACCTGAATTATACGAAGATGCGGCAAGACTTGCAAAAAATGCACTGATGTTTGATGAGTTCTTATTAAAAGAGATTCAGGCTGGACGTATTCATAAAGAGCAGTTCAGTGCTGAGAATAAGATCATCAAGCTTCATGGTCATTGCTATCAAAAGGCATTTCATTTGGTTGAAACAACCGAAAAGGTCTTGTCATTTCCCATGAATTATAAAGTTGAGGTCATCCCTTCTGGCTGTTGCGGTATGGCGGGTTCATTTGGATACGAAAAAGAACATTATGAAATCTCGATGAAAGTTGCAGAATTGGTCCTACTGCCTACCATACGCAGTACCGATACGAATACCTGGATTGCGGCAGCTGGTACATCTTGTCGGCACCAGATAAAAGATGGAGTAGGGCGCCATTCTTATCATCCTGTGGAAATTTTGTATGATGCTTTAATTAAGTAAAAAACAAACCTGCTATTTTATATGTTTATCAGTAAAAATCGCTAATTTTAGTAAACGATTTTTACTGATAAACATAATTACTGAAAACGATGAGAAAAATAAATCAAATTGCTGTTCTGTCTGCGTTAGCATTTGCAACAGCATGTGGTAACACGAATCAAAATCAACAGGGAGGTGATCAATCAAAAAAGAATAATACTCCGATAGTAGATCTTACTATAGATGGTCCTGTGACCAATAATAAGCATCTTTTCTTACGTATTGTGGATGATGTAAAAACGGACTCCAGCCGTATTTACACTGCTCGAAGTGTTTTTAAGGGTGATACTGTTGGATTCAAGGTCGAAGTCGTTAATTTGATCCCTGCGGGAATTATAAATGATCAGCCCAGTGATGATGTAGGATTCACAAAAGGAAAAATTAAAATTTCTTCAATAGGTGCAGAAAGTGACAATTTTATTAAAGCTTTGGGTACGATCTATGAAATACCTGCCTCAGGCTCGTTTTCAAACACCACATTAGTACCCACTGTATTCTCTTCCAATAAAGTAAATGTTGATCTTGATAAAACAGCGACGTATAGTTTTAAACTCTTTTTAGATCAAAAATCAGGAGAGCCGGCGGAGATGTTTTTTAATGTTGATACGTACAAGAAATCAGTAGAGTTTCAGGAAAAAGATCCTAAATTCCGCGCTCCATTTATTGCAGCTTTGCAGGGTAAATAGCGTAAGTTAAAAAAAAGAGGCTTTCTAATTTAGAAAGCCTCTTTTTGTTTTTTAGAAATCAAATTTAATACGCGCCCTAATACCTGACTTAGGAGCACCTGGATGATTTAGATAATTTAATCTTCGAACATAATCAACACGCAATATTTTAAAAATATTGGATAATCCTGCACTTGCTTCCATGTAAGGTTCAGTTCCAAAAGTATACGATGACTGCTCATTGTTTGCATTCTTTTGGAAGTCAAATACCTGATCCGAATGATCTGGATTGTTCTCATCCCGCAACCCCCCGTAAACTGCTTTGAAACTAAACACTTCACGAAGTTTCAATTTTTTAATCACTGGAATTTTATTCAATAAGAATCCATTCATATAATATTGAACATTTGCAGACACATGATGATCACTCACAAATTCCAAAAAGTTCATTAAGTTGTAAGAGTTCAACTGATAAGCATACGTCTGGTTGGCGCGATGTATGGTTAAGAATGGAAAAGGAATTCCCTTTCCAACAATATAAGTACCTGCTACGTCTACATCTGCATAACCAAATTGACTTAAATAAAATCTTTTGAAAGCACCAACGTTAAAGTTGTGGTAACTGTATTCCCCTTTAAACACATCTTTAAGTCCCGCTGTATAATTGAAATTGAATATCGGGTACTTATTGAAAATAGGCGTACGGTATAACTTGCCTTGATAAAACTGTTCATGAGGAGCATAGCGCACGTTTAACGATAACTCTGTTGAGTTGATCTCGTTGAATACTTTTGTCTGTCCATCTTGATCAATGATCTGATATCTTAATGTTCCTGCTGGTGATTGTTTTGTTGCGTTGAAGCCTAATCCAACACTTAAACGATTTTCAAATTCTTTTCTATAATCGATACGATATACATCATTATAGATATAGTTTTCATTATCGCCTCTTTTAAAGGATAGCAAAAAGTTGTCCTCTTGAATAAATTCTAAGGCTTGCCCCGGAATCTTTGTATCCCGCTGGAAAGAAGCTCTGATATAATGTTGAGGAAAAGAATAGACAGATTTATTGTTGAATGCATAAGTGCCACTTAGAAAGTATTTCCATTTCTCATCTTTAAAACCATAGGCTGCATACGATTCGGCATAAAATCTTTTACTGAAAGATTCTGTTG is a window encoding:
- a CDS encoding FAD-binding and (Fe-S)-binding domain-containing protein; amino-acid sequence: MKENISLDQLSQSLTGDLYYDDSAYHHTIRIAYSTDASVYQELPLAVAIPKNTEDIKILLQFASANGITIIPRTAGTSLAGQVVGNGIVMDISKHFNKILELNVAERWVRVQPGVIRDDLNHYLKPFGFMFGPETSTASRAMIGGMIGNNSSGLHSIVWGDTRQNLVSADVILDDQSEVVFEALDEASYFKKLIQKDREGSIYRRLNALLTEEENIQAITQGYPKRSITRRNTGYALDMLSDKTVPFNMCRLLAGSEGTLAIVTEAKLQLLPLPPKELGLLCIHFEDMIACMKGNVIALSHHPEASELVDKYIMDFTVGHPTYQYNRFFIEGDPKALLIVEFRGDTPEEVEAKAMALKAELMEKQLGYAYPYITGDQTNLVWDVRKAGLGLIRNLPGDSQPVNLIEDCAVSPEDLPAYVADIQDLLIAEGVHASYYAHAGAGELHIEPFVNLKTEEGIKTFRSILEKTTDLVLKYNGSLSGEHGDGRLRGEFIEKVLGKKVYSLIEEVKEIFDPKGVFNAHKIVNTPPMDTYLRYDNNKNTTQIKTYFDFSKEESILRLAEKCSGSGDCRKTEITGGTMCPSFMATRDEKDTTRARANMLRQFLTNSTKDNRFDHEELKEVMDLCLSCKGCKTECPSSVDVAKMKAEFLQHYYDEHGVPFRARVIANFTESQKLGSLVAPLYNFVVKNDFLAGLVKKNHWFCPEEITTVGRWYYIVTMGEKAT